CCAGCCATTTACCGTTTTTAAGGCCCACCATCCAGCCGTGTTCTTTGGCAAACCCTGCCATCTGGCGCACATGCCAACCCAGTTGATCTACAGCGGAGTTCCACACCAAAAATGGAGCGGACGGAAACGATTTTTTGATACAGGCTAACTGAATGGCTGGCAGCATAATTTCCGAAGAGGCAATCATTCCGGTATCCTGGTACAGTTTCTCGGCCATTTCTACAGTAGGCAACGGAATCAAGTCATCAGCATTACCTCCGTGGCCGAAGATGTTGAAGTTCTTCATGATGGCCTCAAAATCGTAACCCATAAATCCTTTATCGGTATTGTCCTTATCGAAATTAGTGCGAGACTTTAATCCTACAGTACGGGCACCGTACACTGCAGGCACACCATCTGCCTTAATTTCAGCAACGCGGTAGACCTCCTCAATATTATATTCATCTAATGAGTCTGGTCCGGCAAAAATTTTAATATCAGAATTCAGCATAGCTCGCAAAAATAGTATTAATCTCGCTAAAACTAGAGCCTTTCAAAGGAATATTAACAAATAATAGCTGTCATATTTCTTCATTGTTAATTTTTTAAATTGATGTTTTATTATTAGCAGAAATGTATTTACTTGAACACTTAAACCGCTACAATTAATAATTTATTAATGCAATCGGTTTATATTATTTTGTTCATTACTATCTTTTTAACCACTAATCTATAACTATGAGAAATGCTTTACCTATTTCAAGGCAAGTGTTAGGTGTCTGGCTGTTATGCCTCTTTAGCTCACTAACGCTGCAAGCTCAAAACACCATTTCGGGTACTGTTACCGACGGTGAAAACAACGAGACATTACCAGGGGTCAATGTTCTGGTAAAAGGGACTACTATTGGAACAATTACTGATGTTGAGGGAAAATACTCGATCAGTGTTCCAGATGATGCTGAGACATTAGTATTCTCTTCAGTAGGATTCACTGCTGAAGAAGTAGCTATCAGTAATCGTTCTAGTATCGATATGGTTATGATGCCCGATATCCAGTCGCTATCGGAGGTAGTTGTGGTAGGGTACGGAACGCAAGACTCGCGAGATGTAACTGCAGCGATTGCTTCGGTGAGTGCCGAAGATATTGAAAAGATTCCGGTAGCCAGTGGGGTCGAGGCCATTCAAGGCCAGGTTGCTGGGGTAGATATTCTGTCGTCAGGTGGCCGTCCCGGTCAAGCCCCGTCTATCCGTATTCGTGGCCGACGTTCAATTACTGCATCCAACGATCCACTTTTTGTTATTGACGGGATACCTCAAACCAGTGGAACTAGTGCCATCTTCGATATTAATCCCCAAGATATTGAGTCAATGGAGATCCTGAAAGATGCTGCTTCTACTGCTGTGTATGGTTCTCGGGGTGCTAATGGGGTTGTTCTGATTACAACTAAACGTGGTGAACCGGGTGAAACCAAAGTAACCTACAATGGCTACTACGGTGTTACCGATGCCCTGATCACAGCTGATATGATGAACGGAGAAGAGTTTGCTGCTATGAAGCGCGAATCCCGTCGCTGGAACCCCGAAACCCGCTTAGTAGATTATCAAGGTGTCTTTCCGGCTGATGAATTAGTATTTGAAGATCCAGTGGAGCTAGAATCTATCGCTCAAGGGCGCTCCACTGACTTTCAAGATCTAGTACTACAGCAGGGTTTTCAAACAAATCACCAGTTGAGCGTTCGAGGTGGCACTGAGAAAACGCAGTATGGTCTGTCACTGGGTTACTTTAACGAAGAGGGTGTTATTAGTTCATTAGGCTTTGAGCGAATTAATGGTACTATTACACTCGATCATCAGATCAATGATGTGTTTAAAATCGGTCTTTCATCTATTATTTCTACTTCTACCCAAGATTTTGGTAACGGTAGTGTAATGCAAGAGGCCTTGGCAAATAACCCGCTCGGGGTACCGTTTGATGAAGATGGTAATATACGATTTCTACCTACTAACGACGGTATTCGTACCAATCCACTTAGTGAGTTAGTTGAGGATGCGTTTATTGATGAGCGAAAAGCTACCCGTATTTTTAGCCCGGTCTATCTAGAAGCTAAGATAGCCAATGGATTAACTTTTAAGTCTACTTTCGGGCCAGACATTCGCTTTACCCGCCGAGGTTTCTTTGCAGCTAGTGAAACTAACGCCAACCGGGGCGGGCCAGCTAGTTCACGGGTTTTCAACGAACAAGAAATCGGTTACACCCTGGAGAACCTTCTGACCTGGGAGCAAGATTTTGATCGGCATGACATCAAAGTAAACCTGCTACAAAGTATACAGAGTCGCCGTTTTGAGGGATACGCTACGCAAGTACTTAACTTACCCTACGAGTCTCAGTTATTTTACAACCAAGGAACAGCTGAAGTAAAGGGCGACATATTTAGTGGCCTCGCTACTTGGCAATTAGCCTCCTTTATGGGGCGTGTTACCTACAAGTATAACGACAAGTACAACTTACAACTTACGATGCGGGCGGATGGTTCTTCTCGCTTAGCTGAAGGCAACAAGTGGAGCCTTTTTCCCGGAATTTCCGCTGGATGGCGAATTAGTGATGAGCCGTTTTTACAAAATTCAGACTTCGTGCAGGAGCTAAAACTACGCGGAAGTTTTGGCTTAGTAGGTAACACTTCTGTTGGGCCCTATCAGACTTTTGGTCGTTTATTTAGAACCACTTACGCATGGGATGAAAGCCCTGCTTTCGGTTACCGTTTAGCTGAAATTCCTAATCCTAATCTAGGCTGGGAAACTACCTCAGAAACTAATATTGGCCTAGACTATGGATTTTTCAATGGACGAGTGTTTGGTAGTATAGACGTCTTCCGAGCATTTACCAATGACCTTCTGCTTGATCGTAACCTACCGTTTACTTCAGGCTATAATAATATTTTGCAAAATGTAGGTACTACGCGTACTCAGGGAGTAGAATTATTCGTAGCGGCAAACATCCTAAATACTTCGGGGGGCTTCCGCTGGAACGCTAGCTTTAATGCTGCTCGTATTGGTGAAGAAATTACCGAGCTAGCCCTCAGAGATGAGAATGGTAATCCTGTTAATGATTTAGGAAACGCTTGGTTTGCCGGGCAACCTATTAAAGTGTTCTTCGACTATGAAAAAGAAGGTATCTACCAACTAGATGAAGAAGATCTAGCCCGCGATCGCGAACAGAAACTTCCGGGTGAAATTAAGATTAAAGACCAAGACGGGGATGGAGTAATAACTCCTGATGACCGGGTTGTTATTGGTACCGATCTTCCCGATATTATGGGCGGTTTGACCAATAGCTTTGACTATAAAGGGTTTAGCTTTAGCTTCTTCTTCTACTATCGTCTGGGGCATACCATTCGTAGTCGGTTCCACGATAGTAACAATAGCTTATTTGCCCGCTATAATAACTTAGATGTTGACTATTGGACGGTTGATAATCCAACCAATGCGTTCCCTCGACCTAATCAGAATCAGGAAAGGCCAAGAGATGCTTCCAGTATGAGTTACTTTGATGGCTCTTATGTAAAGTTACGTAATGTTACCCTCGGGTATACTTTCCCCGAAAGTATGACTAGTAAGTTAGGGCTTGGCAATGTACGTCTGTACGCATCGGGTCAAAATCTGTGGTTTTGGTCTAAGTTTGATGCTTTTGATCCTGAAGTTAGCGATCAAGATAACGATAATATATCTGCTATTGGTTCGGGTACTATTCCTACTGCTCGCTTATTCTTATTAGGAGTTAGTGCTCAATTCATTTCTAAATAATTCAAACGATGAATATAAATAAGAAAATAATCGCTTTTACGCTAGTCCTGTTAGCCGGGGTTAGTCAATCGTGTGAAGATTATCTGCAAGAAGAACTGGTATCGGATGTATCCGCTGCTACTTACTACTCAACCCCTCAAGGTTGGGAAGATGGGGTGCGGGCTACCTACGCGGCCATGAAAAACTTCTTTGGAGTGGAAATAGGCTTTACTATGACTGCTTTTGGTACCGACGTACATACCAATGGTTCCGACGGTGGG
This region of Tunicatimonas pelagia genomic DNA includes:
- a CDS encoding SusC/RagA family TonB-linked outer membrane protein gives rise to the protein MRNALPISRQVLGVWLLCLFSSLTLQAQNTISGTVTDGENNETLPGVNVLVKGTTIGTITDVEGKYSISVPDDAETLVFSSVGFTAEEVAISNRSSIDMVMMPDIQSLSEVVVVGYGTQDSRDVTAAIASVSAEDIEKIPVASGVEAIQGQVAGVDILSSGGRPGQAPSIRIRGRRSITASNDPLFVIDGIPQTSGTSAIFDINPQDIESMEILKDAASTAVYGSRGANGVVLITTKRGEPGETKVTYNGYYGVTDALITADMMNGEEFAAMKRESRRWNPETRLVDYQGVFPADELVFEDPVELESIAQGRSTDFQDLVLQQGFQTNHQLSVRGGTEKTQYGLSLGYFNEEGVISSLGFERINGTITLDHQINDVFKIGLSSIISTSTQDFGNGSVMQEALANNPLGVPFDEDGNIRFLPTNDGIRTNPLSELVEDAFIDERKATRIFSPVYLEAKIANGLTFKSTFGPDIRFTRRGFFAASETNANRGGPASSRVFNEQEIGYTLENLLTWEQDFDRHDIKVNLLQSIQSRRFEGYATQVLNLPYESQLFYNQGTAEVKGDIFSGLATWQLASFMGRVTYKYNDKYNLQLTMRADGSSRLAEGNKWSLFPGISAGWRISDEPFLQNSDFVQELKLRGSFGLVGNTSVGPYQTFGRLFRTTYAWDESPAFGYRLAEIPNPNLGWETTSETNIGLDYGFFNGRVFGSIDVFRAFTNDLLLDRNLPFTSGYNNILQNVGTTRTQGVELFVAANILNTSGGFRWNASFNAARIGEEITELALRDENGNPVNDLGNAWFAGQPIKVFFDYEKEGIYQLDEEDLARDREQKLPGEIKIKDQDGDGVITPDDRVVIGTDLPDIMGGLTNSFDYKGFSFSFFFYYRLGHTIRSRFHDSNNSLFARYNNLDVDYWTVDNPTNAFPRPNQNQERPRDASSMSYFDGSYVKLRNVTLGYTFPESMTSKLGLGNVRLYASGQNLWFWSKFDAFDPEVSDQDNDNISAIGSGTIPTARLFLLGVSAQFISK